One window of the Torulaspora delbrueckii CBS 1146 chromosome 6, complete genome genome contains the following:
- the KTR1 gene encoding alpha-1,2-mannosyltransferase KTR1 (similar to Saccharomyces cerevisiae KTR1 (YOR099W); ancestral locus Anc_2.185): protein MAEFKIPQGKERFVKLLGLTVIGLLTLLVIFNGTSFSGSSSLSSGGAIKSGKYKVDEIKYPKYTGKKEKATFVTLARNSDLYSLLPAIKSVEDRFNHKFQYDWVFLNDEEFTEEFQRVTTSMVSGKTKYGLIPKEQWTFPPHIDKEKAAETRNQMKEDGIIYGDSIPYRFMCRYESGLFYRHPLMEDYDWYWRVEPDIKLYCDIDYDVFKFMKDYYKKYAFTFSIKEYVGTIKTLWDTTKEFMTAHPEHLAKNNMLDFISDDDGDTYNLCHFWSNFEIASLDLWRSKAYSDYFDWLDQAGGFFYERWGDAPVHSIAAALFLDRSEIHHFDSMGYYHPPFHQCPVDEDVRLNHKCDCNPKDDFTWKSYSCTTKFYTVNGMTKPKGWHLHAG from the coding sequence ATGGCGGAGTTCAAAATTCCTCAGGGAAAGGAGCGGTTTGTGAAGCTGTTAGGGCTCACTGTCATTGGTTTATTGACACTTCTCGTGATATTTAACGGTACTAGCTTTAGCGGTTCTAgttcactttcttctggtGGTGCTATCAAGTCTGGCAAATACAAAGTCGATGAAATTAAGTACCCAAAGTACACTgggaagaaagaaaaggCCACATTTGTAACTTTGGCACGTAACTCTGATCTTTATTCTCTACTTCCAGCTATCAAATCTGTAGAGGACCGTTTCAATCATAAGTTTCAGTACGATTGGGTTTTTctgaatgatgaagagtttacAGAAGAGTTCCAGAGGGTTACTACGTCGATGGTCAGTGGTAAAACTAAGTATGGATTGATTCCAAAGGAACAGTGGACTTTCCCACCACATATTGACAAGGAAAAAGCAGCCGAGACCAGAAATCAGATGAAAGAGGATGGAATAATTTATGGTGATTCGATTCCTTACAGGTTTATGTGTCGTTACGAATCGGGTTTGTTTTATAGGCACCCATTAATGGAGGACTATGACTGGTATTGGCGTGTGGAACCCGATATCAAATTGTACTGTGATATTGACTATGATGTTTTCAAGTTTATGAAGGATTACTACAAGAAGTACGCGTTTACCTTCTCCATCAAGGAATATGTCGGCACGATCAAGACCTTGTGGGATACTACAAAAGAATTTATGACCGCGCATCCCGAGCATTTGGCAAAGAATAACATGTTGGATTTCAtcagtgatgatgatggtgaCACTTATAACTTGTGTCATTTCTGGTCAAATTTCGAGATCGCATCACTAGATCTATGGCGTAGTAAGGCCTACAGTGACTATTTTGATTGGTTGGACCAAGCCGGTGGATTCTTTTACGAGAGATGGGGAGATGCACCTGTTCACTCAATTGCAGCTGCACTTTTCCTAGACCGTAGTGAGATTCATCACTTCGACTCCATGGGTTACTATCATCCACCTTTCCACCAATGTCCCGTGGACGAAGATGTCAGATTGAACCACAAGTGTGATTGCAACCCGAAGGATGACTTCACTTGGAAAAGTTATTCGTGCACTACGAAATTTTACACCGTTAACGGCATGACAAAACCAAAGGGCTGGCACTTACACGCAGGTTGA